One genomic segment of Mangifera indica cultivar Alphonso chromosome 6, CATAS_Mindica_2.1, whole genome shotgun sequence includes these proteins:
- the LOC123219567 gene encoding clavaminate synthase-like protein At3g21360: MTLHFPNHPTQDYTSFKSLNTEMNDHRSSHFSEILIPQQKSYISISFPSVISPNPSTIPFSLSLLTETIKTQKDFLDSLLHRAGAVLFRGFDVKTAKEFNDVVEAFGYEELPYVGGAAPRTNVVGRVFTANESPPDQKIPFHHEMAQVPEFPSKLFFFCEVEPGSGGETPIVLSHIVYERMKHRHPEFVEKLEQHGLIYTRVLGEEDDPSSPIGRGWKSTFLTDDKNLAEERAAKLGMKLEWTEDGGVKTIMGPIPAIKYDESRQRKIWFNSMVAAYTGWEDKRNDPVKAVTFGDGNPLPADVIYDCLKILEEECVAIPWQKGDVLLIDNWAVLHARKSFNPPRRILASLCK, from the exons ATGACTCTCCACTTCCCCAACCATCCAACACAAGATTACACGAGTTTCAAATCATTGAATACAGAAATGAATGATCATCGTAGCTCCCATTTCTCAGAAATCCTAATTCCGCAACAAAAAAGCTACATCTCTATTTCTTTTCCTTCGGTTATCTCGCCAAACCCATCAACTATTCCCTTTTCTTTGTCTCTTTTGACTGAAACGATCAAAACCCAGAAAGACTTTCTTGATTCTCTGCTGCATAGAGCCGGAGCTGTGCTTTTTCGAGGATTTGATGTGAAGACGGCAAAGGAATTCAACGACGTCGTTGAGGCTTTTGGGTACGAGGAGCTGCCGTACGTGGGTGGTGCAGCTCCTCGGACCAACGTTGTTGGTCGGGTTTTTACCGCCAATGAGTCTCCGCCTGATCAGAAGATTCCTTTTCACCATGAAATGGCTCag GTTCCTGAGTTTCCATCCAAGCTGTTCTTCTTCTGTGAAGTAGAGCCTGGAAGTGGAGGAGAAACTCCGATAGTCCTGAGCCACATTGTCTATGAAAGGATGAAACACAGGCACCCTGAATTTGTCGAAAAATTAGAGCAGCATGGATTGATTTATACAAGGGTGCTAGGGGAGGAGGATGATCCTTCATCACCTATCGGCCGTGGTTGGAAATCCACGTTCTTGACTGATGACAAGAACCTGGCTGAAGAAAG GGCTGCTAAGCTGGGAATGAAATTGGAATGGACAGAGGATGGTGGAGTGAAAACAATCATGGGTCCGATTCCAGCTATTAAGTATGACGAATCAAGGCAACGCAAAATCTGGTTCAACAGCATGGTAGCTGCATACACAGGGTGGGAAGACAAGCGAAACGATCCAGTTAAGGCAGTGACTTTTGGAGATGGCAACCCATTGCCAGCTGATGTAATTTATGATTGTCTGAAAATCCTGGAAGAGGAATGTGTTGCCATTCCTTGGCAGAAAGGCGATGTTCTGCTGATAGATAACTGGGCTGTGCTTCATGCCAGAAAGTCATTCAATCCACCTCGCCGCATATTAGCTTCACTTTGCAAGTAG
- the LOC123219569 gene encoding clavaminate synthase-like protein At3g21360 — translation MKDDDHARTLPFTELQIPHQRNYNSVSFPLVLSRNPTTLPFSVSLFTETITTHKYILHSLLLESGAVLFRGFDINTAKDFNDVVEAFGYDVLPYVGGAAPRTQIFGRVFTANESPPHQKIPFHHEMAQLPEFPSKLFFFCEVEPGSGGETPLVLSHIVYERMKQRYPEFVENLEQHGLIYTRVLGEEDDPSSPIGRSWKSTFSTDDKNLAEERAAKLGTKLEWLENGGVKTIMGPIPAIKYDKLRDRKIWFNGMVPAYTGWKDKQIDPDKAVTFGDGKPLPADIIYDCQRILEEECVAIPWQKGDILLIDNLAVLHARRSSSPPRRILASLCK, via the exons ATGAAAGATGATGATCATGCTCGTACCCTCCCTTTCACTGAACTGCAAATCCCGCATCAAAGAAACTACAACTCCGTTTCTTTCCCGTTAGTTCTCTCTCGAAATCCAACAACTCTTCCCTTTTCTGTATCTCTTTTCACTGAAACCATCACCACCCACAAATACATCCTTCATTCTCTACTGCTTGAATCAGGAGCCGTGCTATTTAGAGGGTTTGACATTAACACAGCCAAGGACTTCAACGACGTCGTTGAAGCCTTTGGCTACGACGTGTTGCCGTATGTGGGTGGTGCAGCTCCTCGAACCCAAATCTTTGGTCGGGTTTTTACGGCCAATGAGTCTCCGCCTCATCAGAAGATTCCGTTTCACCATGAAATGGCTCAG CTTCCTGAGTTCCCATCCAAGTTGTTTTTCTTCTGTGAAGTAGAGCCTGGAAGTGGCGGAGAAACTCCTCTAGTACTGAGCCATATTGTCTATGAAAGGATGAAACAAAGGTACCCTGAGTTTGTAGAAAATCTAGAGCAGCACGGGTTGATTTACACAAGGGTTCTAGGAGAGGAGGATGATCCTTCATCGCCAATCGGCCGCAGTTGGAAATCCACATTCTCCACTGATGACAAGAACCTGGCTGAAGAAAG GGCTGCTAAGTTGGGAACGAAATTGGAGTGGTTGGAGAATGGTGGAGTGAAAACAATCATGGGTCCAATTCCAGCTATAAAGTATGACAAATTAAGGGACCGCAAAATCTGGTTCAACGGCATGGTACCTGCTTATACTGGGTGGAAAGACAAGCAAATCGATCCTGATAAGGCAGTCACTTTCGGGGATGGAAAACCATTGCCGGCTGATATAATCTATGATTGTCAAAGAATCCTGGAAGAGGAATGTGTTGCCATTCCTTGGCAGAAAGGTGATATTCTGCTGATAGATAACTTAGCTGTGCTTCATGCCAGAAGATCATCAAGTCCTCCACGCCGCATTTTAGCTTCACTTTGCAAGTAG